CCGACATTTTTGCCGTATTTCTTGCCTGCTACTTTCAAATTCAGTTTCAGTGTAAAATCTACAAAGCCGCTATCGTCCGTCTCAACATGAATATGCTTCACGTTAATCTCATCTTTGATGATCTCCTCATAGCCACTCAGTTCAAAATCTTGATCCATGGATAGAATCAACTCGGACAACGGTTGACGCGTTTTCAAACCCGTTTCGTTGCGGACGTTACGCGCCAATTCAACGACACGACGTGCCGTTTCCATATCTCGTTCCAATTCCAGATCGATCAAGGATTCATTGGCAGTCGGATAATCATCCAGATGAACACTTTCCCCGTTACTCAGGTTGAGGTAAATATCCTCTGCAAGCAGTGGTGTAAACGGCGCAAGCAGTTTGGCAGTCGTTAACAGCACTTCAGTCAGTGTACGGTATGCATCCAGCTTATCTTCTGTAAGACCATTGCCCCAGAATCGGTCGCGTGAACGACGGATATACCAGTTGCTCAGCTCATCCACAAACGACTCAATTGCTTTGGATGAGTTCAGGAAGTCATTTACAGCCAGCGCTTTGTCCACTACCAAAATCAGGCTGTTCAGACGGGACAAAATCCAGCGATCCAACTTATGAGCCGATGGTTTGAACGGGTGCTGTGCCGGATCAAATCCGTCGATATCCGCATATAAGGTCAGAAAAGCATGTGTATTCACAAGCGTATCTACCAGCTTCGATTTAGCCTCACCTACGATTCCTTTGGAAAAACGTTTGCTATTCCATGGTGCACTATCGGACAACAATGCCCAGCGGAAAGCATCTGTACCATACTCGTCAATCACTTCCCACGGATCAATAACATTACCCTTTGATTTGGACATTTTCTGCCCTTGCTCATCCAGTACATGGCCTGTCGCCATGACAGCTTTATAAGGAGCTTTGCCAGTCAGCATAGTCGAAACCGCAAGCAAGCTATAGAACCAGCCACGAGTTTGGTCAATCCCTTCACAGATCATATCTGCCGGAAATTGTTGCTCGAACGTTTCATTATTTTCAAAAGGATAATGATGCTGTGCAAACGGCATGGAGCCGCTATCAAACCATACGTCGATCACTTCCGGTGTACGAGTCATTTCGTATTTACCGCATTGGCTACGAACCTTAATATCATCTACATATGGTTTGTGCAGCTCGATGTCCGCTGGTACGTCGCCAATCGCACGTTCCCTCAATTCAGCAATACTATGCGGAGCAAACTGTTCTCCAGTTTCCTCACAAACCCAGATGTTTAGCGGTGTACCCCAATAGCGATCACGACTGATGTTCCAATCCACCAGTTCCTCCAAAAACTTGCCAAAACGTCCTTCACGTACATGACCCGGATACCATTCGACTTCGCTGTTGTTGGCAATCAGTTGATCCTTGATCGCAGTTGTTTTGATAAACCAACTGTCCATAGCATAGTACAATAATGGAGTATCGCAACGCCAGCAGAACGGATAGCTATGCTCGTATTTTTCCTTGCTGTACAGCAGGCCTTTTTCGGACAGCATTTTTACAATATCTACATCACAGTCTTTCACAAAACGACCTGCAAAATCAGTGATTTCCTCTACATAGTTACCTTGAAGATCCACCACGTTGATGAACTCAACACCATTTTCACGACATACCCGGTAATCATCTTCACCATGCGCTGGAGCCATATGAACGATACCTGTACCGCTGGAATCTGTTACAAACTTCGCACCCAGAATCTGATTACCCTTCTCAGCCTGAAAATACGTAAATGGCGGGGTATAGGTTTGGCCAACCAGTTCTGAACCAGATAGCGTGCCAATTACTTCATGCTCGCCTTTAATGACGTCTTCAACCAGATTTTTAGCAACGATGTATACACCGTCTTCCTGCTTCACACGTGCATATTCCAGTTCAGGGTTGACGGCAAGCGCCACGTGACTCGGCAAGGTCCAAGGTGTTGTCGTCCAAGCCAGTACATATTCACCACTGCTATGCAGCTTGAATTTGGCCGTGGCACTCAGATCCTTTACATCTTTGTAGCCCTGCGCTACTTCATGAGAACTTAGCGTTGTCTGACAATCCGGACAATACGGACTCACACGATGACCACGATACAGCAGATCTTTTTCATGAATGGTCGCCAAAATGTTCCATACGCTCTCGATATAGTTATTATCCAATGTAATGTACGGGTTATCGAGGTCTGTCCAGTATCCGATCGCTTCGGTTAGATCACGCCATTGTTGCTCGTATTCAAACACGCTCGCCTTACATTTTTTTATAAACTTTTCAACGCCGTATTCTTCAATTTCAGGTTTATGGGAGATCCCCAGTTGCTTCTGTACACCTAATTCTACCGGCAAGCCATGCGTGTCCCAGCCTGCCTTACGTACGACGCGGTATCCCTTCATTGTCTGATAGCGGCCCACAAAATCCTTAATTACACGGCCCAGCACGTGACCGATATGCGGTTTACCGTTAGCTGTTGGTGGGCCCTCATAGAACACAAAATTTGGCTTTCCTTCACGATTTGTAATGGATTTACGGAATGTGTCCTCCTGCTTCCATTTGCTCAGGATGCGCAGGTCACGGGACCGTGCTTTTTCTTTAACATCCACTCTGTTCATACTGTCATACTCCCTCTCTGCTCATCATTGATTTCCCTAGCATTTCCTAAAAAAAGCAACAAAAAAGCCCCATCCCTGTAAAGGGACGAGACTGTGCTCGCGTTACCACCCTGATTCCGTAAAAATAGACCATTCTAAAAATACAGTCTCATCACGGCTCTCTGAGCCCCACTCAACTACAGCAGGGCGCCATTATAACGCATGGCAAACGGTGATTGCTTACACACGCCATACATCTTAAGCGCTTCAGCTCACTTCTCCGGGAGGATCTTCGGTCATGTTCTGAACGTTGGCTTGCACCGGAAGGCCAACTCTCTGAGGGACAAATCATGACGTACTCGTTCCCATCAACGAATTAAACATGTTAAATTCATCGAATATTAAACAGCAACATCGTTACCTTGAATAACAACCATCAGCCGACGGACGGATAATCATTGAATTCAGTATAGTATTTACAGTTATAGCCTGTTTAAAGTGAAAAGTCAACCCTAACAACGTCTAATAAAAGCTTGTCAGAAATGAAATTAATAAATTTCCTTCATCTCACGCTCGCGCTCCAGTACTTCGCGTTCCCGGTTTTCAAGAGCTTCCCAGCCGTCTTGGCTTAACAAGTCAAGCTGTGCTTCCACCAGTGTACGAAACCGTGCTCGGTAAATCGATGCCTGCTTCTTCAGCTCTTCAACCTCCAACGCGATCTTGCGGGATTTGGACAATGCTTCGTTCACAATACGGTCCGCATTTTTTTCCGCTTCCTTCACGATCAGTTGGGATTCTTTCTTGGCGTTGTTACGAACTTCATCTGCGGCTTCCTGCGCTACGATAATCGTCTTACTCAGCGTATCCTCAATGGTCGCGAAATGATCGAGCTTCTCCTGTACGTTCAACAACTCGGTGCTCAGTTCTTTATTTTCACGAATAACGCCCTCGTAATCTTTGATCACCTGATCCAAAAATTCATTAACCTGATCCTCATCATAACCGCGAAGCCGGCGGGCAAATTCCTTGTTATGTATATCCAATGGCGTTAATGGCATGCCGTCCACCTCCTATAAGATTGACAAAAATACATTTTCCGCGTCACGACGCTCACTATCATCTATCGGTCATCATACCCCGTTTTGTGAATACTGTACAGAGCAAAATCGTTCCAGTTCTTCGCTATAGCTTAATTCTTTCGACAGAAAGCTCGTGATTCCTGCCTACAGCTATACAAACTTACCAATTTTGACACGGAATCTTCCCTTTTTTGTCATCCCGTCTGTTTCAAGCACTTTGAAACGCCCAAAACCCTGCATGGAAATAACGTCTCCAGCTTTAAGTGGAGTGGATGGATTCTCCTCCACCTTCCAATTTACCCTGCACCGTCCCGCCCGAATCGGTGTTAATATTTTACTGCGGCTTAGCTTGTACACATCGCTAGCAATACCGTCCAGACGCAAAGAAGCGACCGTCAGGTCTAGCGTCTCTAATGCAACTTCCTTCGTTCGCAGACTCGCTACAGGCAATAGTTCTGTCCATACATGAACACGGTGTACCTGCTGCAAATGCATCGTCATAAAATTACCGATCTCTGAAGCTACCAATACATGACACCCATCATCTAGTACATGAATATCTCCAATTTTCCCACGTTTGATTCCAAGTCCCAGTAGGGCACCTAGATAATCACCGTGCTCAAGGGTACCTATTTTAAGATCGTCAGATGTGATGGAAAGGACCTGAATCCCCATCTCCTCACCGTCCAAATACGAATAATCGGGCGCAATCAGCGCCCGCTTTCGTTCCGAAGCCATGTATCCGCCATCTACCCTAATCGTGACCTTGTCTTCCTTCGAAGCAAGTGTCTCCAATATGTACTGTTGGCGCGGGTCCAAGAAATCAGTCAGCTTCTGCTCATGATAAGCCCCCGCATGACTGATCCATTCGGAAGCACGATCCACATAATCCCGTTCATCCGGGTGAAAATGCTCATAAATCTCAGTTCGCATAACTCCTCCTAGACGAGCTTACCAATTAAAGAAATCAAACCGTACGACGCAAAACGCAGAGCAATCAGCGCAACGATAGGTGAAATATCAATCATCCCGAAGATTGGCGGTATAAACCTGCGAAAAGGAGACAAATACGGCTCCACAAACTTGGCTAGTAAATCACCAATCACACTCTCTCTGGCATTAGGAAGCCATGACAGTAGAACATATGCAATGATCATGTACGAATAAATCTGAAATAGCCAGTAAATTACCTCGATCAAGAAAAGTTCACCTCATTCTGTTAAGTTCTTGTTCAGTGTCAGCCAGTATTTCCGTAATAGAGCCTTGAATCTCAACCGTATCTGGTGTACACAGAAAAATATTATTCCCGACCTTGGAAATACCACCACCCAATGCATACACAGTACCACTCAAAAAATCAATAATGCGTAGCGCCTGATCCTTGCGAATTCGTTGCAAATTGACAACGACGGTGCGATGGGAACGGATATGGTCGGCAATTTCCTGTGCTTCATCATAAGAACGCGGCTCATACAGGACAACTTTCACATTTTTCTGTGAATGGATGCTGACAACATTAGTGCCCTTCTGGTTCTTACGTTTATCAAAGCTTGGGGTTTCAATTTCTTGATCTTCCGGC
The Paenibacillus peoriae DNA segment above includes these coding regions:
- the ileS gene encoding isoleucine--tRNA ligase, yielding MNRVDVKEKARSRDLRILSKWKQEDTFRKSITNREGKPNFVFYEGPPTANGKPHIGHVLGRVIKDFVGRYQTMKGYRVVRKAGWDTHGLPVELGVQKQLGISHKPEIEEYGVEKFIKKCKASVFEYEQQWRDLTEAIGYWTDLDNPYITLDNNYIESVWNILATIHEKDLLYRGHRVSPYCPDCQTTLSSHEVAQGYKDVKDLSATAKFKLHSSGEYVLAWTTTPWTLPSHVALAVNPELEYARVKQEDGVYIVAKNLVEDVIKGEHEVIGTLSGSELVGQTYTPPFTYFQAEKGNQILGAKFVTDSSGTGIVHMAPAHGEDDYRVCRENGVEFINVVDLQGNYVEEITDFAGRFVKDCDVDIVKMLSEKGLLYSKEKYEHSYPFCWRCDTPLLYYAMDSWFIKTTAIKDQLIANNSEVEWYPGHVREGRFGKFLEELVDWNISRDRYWGTPLNIWVCEETGEQFAPHSIAELRERAIGDVPADIELHKPYVDDIKVRSQCGKYEMTRTPEVIDVWFDSGSMPFAQHHYPFENNETFEQQFPADMICEGIDQTRGWFYSLLAVSTMLTGKAPYKAVMATGHVLDEQGQKMSKSKGNVIDPWEVIDEYGTDAFRWALLSDSAPWNSKRFSKGIVGEAKSKLVDTLVNTHAFLTLYADIDGFDPAQHPFKPSAHKLDRWILSRLNSLILVVDKALAVNDFLNSSKAIESFVDELSNWYIRRSRDRFWGNGLTEDKLDAYRTLTEVLLTTAKLLAPFTPLLAEDIYLNLSNGESVHLDDYPTANESLIDLELERDMETARRVVELARNVRNETGLKTRQPLSELILSMDQDFELSGYEEIIKDEINVKHIHVETDDSGFVDFTLKLNLKVAGKKYGKNVGFLQNFFKGMSAEDTRTVVEQGMLNVASPEGEELQVTAEELLVEKKAKEGFASASGYGLTVALNTDITPELEQEGWVREVVRAVQDYRKKLDLPIEKYVALTLDVDNELRQAIASFDTVLRENVLVTTVTFGQAEPAEHVEVNGKTIGVHIGE
- a CDS encoding DivIVA domain-containing protein — protein: MPLTPLDIHNKEFARRLRGYDEDQVNEFLDQVIKDYEGVIRENKELSTELLNVQEKLDHFATIEDTLSKTIIVAQEAADEVRNNAKKESQLIVKEAEKNADRIVNEALSKSRKIALEVEELKKQASIYRARFRTLVEAQLDLLSQDGWEALENREREVLEREREMKEIY
- a CDS encoding RNA-binding protein: MRTEIYEHFHPDERDYVDRASEWISHAGAYHEQKLTDFLDPRQQYILETLASKEDKVTIRVDGGYMASERKRALIAPDYSYLDGEEMGIQVLSITSDDLKIGTLEHGDYLGALLGLGIKRGKIGDIHVLDDGCHVLVASEIGNFMTMHLQQVHRVHVWTELLPVASLRTKEVALETLDLTVASLRLDGIASDVYKLSRSKILTPIRAGRCRVNWKVEENPSTPLKAGDVISMQGFGRFKVLETDGMTKKGRFRVKIGKFV
- a CDS encoding YggT family protein; its protein translation is MIEVIYWLFQIYSYMIIAYVLLSWLPNARESVIGDLLAKFVEPYLSPFRRFIPPIFGMIDISPIVALIALRFASYGLISLIGKLV
- a CDS encoding cell division protein SepF; amino-acid sequence: MGVMNKFMNFLGLQEEEEVIEREVMNTPEDQEIETPSFDKRKNQKGTNVVSIHSQKNVKVVLYEPRSYDEAQEIADHIRSHRTVVVNLQRIRKDQALRIIDFLSGTVYALGGGISKVGNNIFLCTPDTVEIQGSITEILADTEQELNRMR